The Malus domestica chromosome 08, GDT2T_hap1 genomic interval tttcaaattcctAGGGATTAATCGAGGCAGTGGCCAGCCGCCTAGTGCCTAGACGGCACTATGGCgaggatttttagaatagtggaTACatgtatataattttttttgaaaggaTAATATGAATTAGGCGAAGTCGAGCTACGCATAAGGCTTAGTAGTTGGACTTCCAATTAAAAGTGTACTATCTTAGTTTAGGAATTCACCTTAGGTCGAAATTCCAATTAATCTTCAAGATTTTCTATGGTGCTTACTTCAGACCACAGTAGAATTTTGTTATCCATGtgttgatgagtagattttatattatatattttaccctaatcttagtatattttggttaatattttggaagaattttgatactttgaattgtattttcaatataggacttttgacttcctctggagcaaaacaggaccaaatggacgaattttggagtaattctagttggaaGATGTTCATAAGTCACTTAGCTTAATTGtctcaaaatttgggatttttccaccaagcggttattttctggcgataaaataaaggaacGATGCGTAGTGTTGGAAAATGACCTCGGATGGTTTCGTGGCCTTCTGAAGATGTGTTCAGAATGTCCTAATCTTTAAAACAAGCTATCTTGGGCCTAATTTGGAGGAGATCTGAGGctaaaacgtggctggacaAGTGTTTGGCAGATTCCCCtaatttaattagggttttattttctaaaatattttattatttttcttagtttcctaaTGGGAATGAATAATAAGCAAAAACATTCCCCGgataaattgaaaaacaaaagaacaaactgaagagagagaaaaattgGAAAACAGAGACAACCTACGATGTAGGCAAACATATATTTCCCTCTGGATCcggattctctctctctcctcccctctATTTACCTCCTATTTGAACTCTCAAAATTATACCACACACATATCATGTGTTGCCTTCTTTattgagagagaaaaagagaaaatagagagatAAATAGTGGAAATATGAGTAGAGAGAATCTAACTCTCCACCCTCATTCTCAAAGGTACATTCAAAATTACAcattttcagatgaagtctcaCTTGTTTCCATGAGGATGATTTGATGCTAAATCCACCTTTAATTTGTTGCAAGGTGTTTAAATTCGAATTTTATCcctttcataaaattcctagaagatagaaaaaaagaaaaaaaaaagaaaaacaaaatacaatatcaCTTAAGGAGATCTTGAAAATTGTAATTAAACCTCCATGGGATTAATCTTGGACAGTACTTTTCATGATTCTTGTGCTTTGATTGGAAACTTGAAGTCCCCAGCAGTTCCAGTAGTACTATCCTTAGTGTTGTTATCCACAGTGATCGATGACCTTTTACTGTCCGTGATTGGCAATTCATGAGCAACAGCTTTCTCGTCTTTGATCAATAAGGCAGAGGTTGTAGGATCTTTGCTTTTACCCCAAACAACAGCATAGAGGCCGATGACTATGAGAATAGTTCCAAGTATACTGcaaacaacaaaagaaaaataacatgcaacactagggtttagggttcatTTTGTTAGAAGAGATCCTGAGTAACAACTATTCTTGAATTAAAATAGATCGTAAATATTAATTTGTAGCTAATCATGTATATACCTTCCGAGGCGGACTTGCTCAGCTAAAATGATGGCGGCTAGAGCGGCGGTGATGATCATGGCCAGTGGGCTGAAAGCTGTCACGAAAACTGGACCTTGTTCCTTCATCACAATACCTTGCACATAATATGCAATTCCAGAGCAAACTATCCCCTATTCACAATAAGattcattttgtcaaacaacttTGCAACAGTCCCAACTAGGAATTAAAGtattaaagtttgtaattagcTTGTAATAGTTGATTTATATGATAATATATTGGTACTCACAGAGTAAGCAGCAGCAAGAAGCCTGTAGTCCCAGCCTATAACCCAAACACTCATGCTGTGTTCAACTACGAACGTGGCTATGGCCCCTTCCAATGCACCCATTAAACATATCAAAGCAGTGAGAGAGAGCTCGGCTGGGTATAGCTTTAGTGTGAAAGACTGCACCAAACATACAATAATAATGTTCAAATTAATTCAcaattaataaacatttgaGTCTTGCTAAACGTACGACAAGGTAGCTACTCACTTGTACAATGAAGAAGCCGGACCAACCGCAACAACGGGCTAGGAGCATCATAGTGCCGGTGACCCAATGTTGTTCGCCGGATGTGGTGCTGGTGTGGTggctttgtccttgtccacttATAAATTCAATGATGGGACCTTTGTACCATGTCATCACCATCGCTCCTGTGACTGTGATTGCAGTCCCGATCACCTTTGCTACACTAGGCAGCTTCTTGAAATTGACTTTTTCTAACCTAAATATTGGAATAATGACCTTAATTAGTGCatgttaataatttaaatacaTTAACTAATTGCATTTCTTCTTGTGAGAAATTTTGCTCCAACACGTGCGTTGTATATGTAATCCAACTTTGCTAGTGTATGATGCCGTAGACGATTGTGGTAAAAATTATATAATGATAGGTTAATTATGAACTTTTACCTGAAAATAAGTGCAAAAATGAAGGTAATGGCAGGGAGGATATTAGCAGTGGCAGATGCAAATGTTGCTGAGGTATATGTCATTCCCACAAAGTACAAGTTCTGAGCAAAAACAGGCCTGCAGGAAGTGATCATTACGTGAAAATGATAATTCtctctcaaaattcaaaaactaaTAACTTAAAATCTAGCCATGTATAATTAAATTCATTGTGTTTCTGGAGTTGCGTGTAAATAACAAAATACTACATGTTTTAGTGACTTACTCGAGAAAACCAAGCACCATTATTCTTAGGAAGATCCCCAGAGTCATTTTTGGCCTTATTTTCCTGTAAAAAGAGTTGAAATCAAACAGTAAGTTCAAGTAGTAACAACATATATAATTAGTTTAATTAGGTAAAacaatccatatatatatatatatatatatatgcatgcatgcatgcatgcgcATATATGGGAGAGAAAGAGACCTTTCAAGAACTAGTGCGAATGGTGCAATAACAGCAAAGGCAATCAAATGCCTGTACACAGAAAGAACAAAGTGATTGATGCCACGCCTCAAACCAACCATGCTGAGAATATACATTCCTGCATATCCAAATTGCAAAGAAACCATAGCCACGTAAGGCTTTATCTTGTGAAGAAAGAGATTCAATTTTCCTCTTGCACTTTGGTCTCCCATCTTTATTTTTCcgtcacacacacactctctttCTCTAACCTTCTCGTACGATTTACTTGTACTTCTCTTCTATGCTTGCATGCCAACACCAAAACGAGAAAGGCCCTTTTATAGAGAACCCAAAAGGCAATAATAATTAAGACAAGCCTAACTGCTTCTACTTTCTACATGCCCAAGCACTAATCTTTGGATTATCTTTATCCATTAGCAATAAACAACCTTATTACAAGAAATTACAGTCATTGTAGAATCTTATGTGGATTCCTATACGAAAATGAGGTGTCACCTTTTTATTGGGGGCCTACATCCAATAAGTAGAAATTCGGATCCCTCATCTGAAAAAGCTTGCCTACATTATCAATCTCTGAACTCCCCCATCCATGGGGGGATTTAAGAGTACCGTGATTCAATCCATCTTAAACTAGATTTGTTGAAAAAATATATCTAGTAATTCCAATGGTTTTCACCCTTCTTACAATTTATTCTAGACGAAGTCAATATTTTGTCATCAAATTCAATCCAAAGTTGAAACTTCATTCTATATTGATTGTTATttcgtgtatatatatttttgggtaaatttcTGTTTACTACTCTTAAGTTtcatgattttcaacatttggtacatcaagtttttttcgttccagagtcatacctaaagtgtaaattttggaacagtctcatatatccgttagtcaaactgttaaacttgctgttaactgatgatgtggcacctatgtggacaatgactgaacg includes:
- the LOC103450652 gene encoding WAT1-related protein At1g21890, with the translated sequence MGDQSARGKLNLFLHKIKPYVAMVSLQFGYAGMYILSMVGLRRGINHFVLSVYRHLIAFAVIAPFALVLERKIRPKMTLGIFLRIMVLGFLEPVFAQNLYFVGMTYTSATFASATANILPAITFIFALIFRLEKVNFKKLPSVAKVIGTAITVTGAMVMTWYKGPIIEFISGQGQSHHTSTTSGEQHWVTGTMMLLARCCGWSGFFIVQSFTLKLYPAELSLTALICLMGALEGAIATFVVEHSMSVWVIGWDYRLLAAAYSGIVCSGIAYYVQGIVMKEQGPVFVTAFSPLAMIITAALAAIILAEQVRLGSILGTILIVIGLYAVVWGKSKDPTTSALLIKDEKAVAHELPITDSKRSSITVDNNTKDSTTGTAGDFKFPIKAQES